Proteins co-encoded in one Cytobacillus sp. NJ13 genomic window:
- a CDS encoding HNH endonuclease gives MDIEKYNRSFVNKEYIKGRSKQTEYYILTAKLGEQNYKLTLLRDNSIILERFYEGLTASKYGAFEWLLNHDSSIFEMNRVTVVHYKEDRPNAHPWVKETNIELQTNLKSFFNSSSIKQAATTQKDVAATQENLLVKDEGQPSNTMDDLAKHNNTWIFQGNPNVFDIDNYVRNHRFIWWSLRQEHFSDTIEINDEVFLWRSDGGKRGTGGILAKAKVVGLPNERTDDEDAKDYWHTDDWENSYLAVKLEVLEVRLEVGFISRLSLLEHPVLKDLLILRLRQQTNYLVPSEHAIELQKLWNSSNIIIEDALNSNDLENLINVEITETEKEQVIKSRVGQSAFKKALLRNDKKCRLCGVSDERFLVASHIKPWSQSNNQERLDVNNGLLLCPNHDALFDKGYISFDDNGIIMISDSLVEGTKVFLNINESMNIRMNEGQQHYMKWHRENLFMSR, from the coding sequence ATGGACATAGAAAAATATAATAGAAGTTTTGTAAATAAAGAGTACATTAAAGGGAGAAGTAAACAAACGGAATATTATATTTTAACAGCTAAATTAGGAGAACAAAACTACAAGCTTACTTTATTAAGGGATAATTCAATTATTTTGGAGAGATTTTACGAAGGTCTAACAGCTTCGAAATATGGTGCTTTTGAGTGGCTTCTTAATCATGATTCTTCAATTTTCGAAATGAATAGAGTAACCGTGGTTCATTATAAAGAGGATAGACCTAATGCACACCCTTGGGTAAAGGAAACAAATATAGAACTACAAACGAATTTGAAATCATTCTTTAATTCTTCAAGTATTAAACAAGCTGCAACCACTCAGAAAGATGTTGCAGCAACTCAAGAAAATTTGCTAGTAAAAGATGAAGGGCAGCCTTCTAATACCATGGATGATTTGGCAAAGCATAATAACACTTGGATATTTCAAGGAAATCCTAATGTTTTCGATATTGACAATTATGTTAGGAATCATAGGTTTATTTGGTGGTCATTAAGACAAGAACATTTCTCAGATACTATCGAAATTAACGATGAAGTCTTCTTGTGGAGGTCTGATGGGGGAAAACGAGGTACTGGTGGAATATTAGCAAAAGCTAAAGTAGTAGGTTTACCTAATGAAAGAACCGATGATGAGGATGCTAAAGATTATTGGCATACTGATGATTGGGAGAATTCATACTTAGCAGTTAAGTTAGAAGTTCTAGAGGTAAGGCTTGAAGTAGGGTTTATTAGCAGGTTGTCTCTTCTTGAACATCCCGTTTTAAAGGATTTACTTATTTTAAGGCTGAGACAGCAAACAAATTATTTAGTGCCTTCAGAACATGCGATTGAACTTCAAAAGTTATGGAACTCCAGTAATATCATCATTGAAGATGCACTTAATTCAAATGATTTAGAAAATCTTATTAATGTTGAAATAACAGAAACTGAAAAAGAGCAGGTCATTAAGTCTAGAGTTGGTCAATCAGCTTTTAAAAAGGCTTTATTAAGAAATGATAAGAAATGTAGATTATGTGGTGTATCGGATGAACGTTTTCTTGTAGCAAGCCATATTAAACCATGGAGTCAATCTAATAATCAAGAGCGGCTAGATGTTAATAACGGTTTGCTATTATGTCCAAATCACGATGCTTTGTTTGATAAGGGTTATATCAGTTTTGATGATAATGGAATAATTATGATTTCTGATAGTTTGGTTGAAGGAACAAAGGTATTTCTAAATATAAATGAATCTATGAATATTAGGATGAATGAGGGTCAACAACATTATATGAAGTGGCATAGGGAAAATCTTTTTATGTCGAGGTGA
- a CDS encoding recombinase family protein, producing MKYGYARVSTVAQDLEVQIQALQAEGCEVIHKEKFTGTKTDRPEFNKVLETLQEGDTLVVTKLDRFARSAVEGIQTVKALFARGVKVHILNMGLVENTPTGRLIFNILSSFAEFERDMIVERTQEGKALAKQRDDFREGRPRKHSKQQVLHALELLKTHTYKEVEAMTGIKKRTLINRKNELEAKQS from the coding sequence ATGAAATATGGATATGCTAGAGTCTCAACAGTAGCACAAGATTTAGAGGTTCAAATTCAAGCATTACAAGCAGAAGGTTGCGAGGTTATACATAAAGAGAAGTTCACAGGTACTAAAACAGATAGACCTGAGTTCAACAAGGTGCTTGAGACATTACAAGAAGGGGACACGTTAGTCGTAACCAAGTTGGATAGATTTGCAAGGTCAGCAGTTGAAGGTATACAAACAGTTAAGGCTCTATTTGCAAGAGGAGTAAAGGTTCACATCCTCAATATGGGACTAGTGGAAAACACCCCAACTGGAAGATTGATTTTCAATATATTAAGTTCATTCGCAGAGTTTGAACGGGATATGATTGTAGAACGTACTCAAGAAGGTAAGGCATTGGCTAAGCAACGAGATGATTTCAGAGAAGGTAGACCAAGAAAACACTCCAAGCAACAAGTATTACATGCTTTAGAATTGCTTAAGACTCACACATACAAAGAAGTTGAAGCAATGACTGGTATAAAGAAGCGAACACTGATTAACAGAAAGAATGAACTAGAAGCAAAGCAATCATAA
- a CDS encoding cytochrome c biogenesis protein CcdC, producing MDFVLISSIGAVFMAIFVMFIRMKAAKKPASAKKIILPPIFMSTGALMFVVPYFRVTPMEILEAATVGMLFSILLIKTSSFEIRDSDIYLKRSKAFAFILIGLLVIRISGKMVLSSTIDYGQLSGMFWILAFSMILPWRIAMYMNYRKLHQELHGSGNPKTT from the coding sequence ATGGACTTTGTATTAATTTCATCAATCGGTGCCGTTTTTATGGCGATCTTCGTGATGTTCATCCGCATGAAGGCCGCAAAAAAGCCGGCTTCCGCCAAGAAAATCATCTTGCCGCCGATTTTTATGAGCACAGGTGCTCTTATGTTTGTCGTTCCTTATTTTCGCGTTACCCCAATGGAGATACTGGAAGCAGCCACAGTTGGAATGCTGTTTTCCATCCTTTTAATTAAAACATCCTCCTTTGAAATCAGGGATAGCGATATTTATCTGAAGCGTTCCAAGGCATTCGCTTTTATATTGATAGGATTGCTTGTAATCCGGATTAGTGGAAAAATGGTCCTTAGCTCAACGATTGACTATGGTCAGCTGAGCGGTATGTTCTGGATTCTCGCGTTTTCAATGATCTTACCGTGGAGGATAGCGATGTATATGAATTACCGGAAGCTTCATCAGGAGCTGCATGGGTCAGGGAATCCGAAAACAACTTGA
- a CDS encoding IS110 family transposase, giving the protein MKFKMQDKQNQLIERISAKHLVIGVDIAQQFHVARAVNFRGIVLGDPITFQNDEDGFSTLLNWINNIKRLHKLEVSIIGMEPTGHYWINLSKWLIKRNIEVVTVNPHLVKRNKENRDNTQSKSDKKDALVIADMVKNGYYSYVRHASEPFEKLRVLMSNRDVVVKRLVSSINQLNRWVDIVFPELRQVFKDITAKGAIATLRLFPTPMELSSMKPDKIVAGWKSLMKRQPGLKKAYLLLNVARKSVGTRQAIGAYKFHLEQLLEEYDLAVLQLNRVELTIKKELLKIPFADKLLKIKGISDISLAGILGEAGDLSGFSHGNSLLRHAGLHLSEASSGKWKGQIVLSKRGRSRLRRFLYLATISLVVNNAEFKAIHSNNVKVKKMKKMKSIMKLVGKLARIFVGIARNNEPYCPEKVQPLTDLAA; this is encoded by the coding sequence ATGAAGTTTAAAATGCAGGACAAACAAAATCAACTAATCGAAAGAATTTCTGCCAAGCATCTTGTAATTGGAGTAGATATTGCCCAACAATTCCATGTAGCCAGGGCTGTCAATTTTCGTGGAATTGTTCTAGGAGATCCAATCACTTTTCAAAACGACGAAGACGGTTTCTCGACCCTATTAAACTGGATTAATAATATTAAAAGATTACATAAATTGGAGGTATCCATTATCGGAATGGAACCTACAGGCCATTATTGGATTAACCTTTCAAAATGGCTGATAAAGCGAAATATTGAGGTAGTAACAGTTAATCCACATTTGGTTAAAAGGAATAAAGAAAATCGTGATAATACGCAATCAAAGAGTGATAAGAAAGATGCCCTGGTCATAGCCGATATGGTGAAGAATGGTTACTACTCCTATGTGAGACATGCTTCTGAACCTTTTGAAAAACTTAGGGTTCTCATGTCTAACCGGGATGTTGTTGTTAAAAGGCTTGTAAGCTCTATTAATCAATTAAATCGCTGGGTGGACATTGTTTTTCCCGAACTCAGGCAAGTCTTTAAAGACATTACCGCAAAAGGGGCAATCGCCACACTACGGCTTTTTCCAACTCCGATGGAACTGAGTTCCATGAAGCCAGATAAGATCGTTGCCGGTTGGAAATCACTCATGAAAAGGCAGCCAGGGTTAAAGAAAGCCTATTTACTTCTCAATGTAGCCAGGAAATCTGTCGGTACACGGCAAGCCATAGGGGCCTATAAATTTCATCTGGAACAATTACTCGAAGAGTATGACCTTGCGGTTCTACAACTAAACAGAGTCGAGCTGACAATCAAGAAGGAACTTCTTAAAATCCCTTTCGCCGATAAACTGCTTAAAATCAAGGGAATTAGTGATATTTCTTTAGCCGGTATTTTAGGTGAAGCAGGAGATTTAAGTGGGTTTTCGCACGGTAATTCTTTACTCCGCCACGCTGGGCTCCATCTCTCTGAAGCTAGTTCTGGGAAATGGAAAGGACAAATTGTCTTATCAAAACGCGGAAGGTCAAGACTCAGGCGTTTCCTTTACCTGGCCACTATCAGCCTGGTGGTAAACAACGCTGAGTTTAAGGCTATCCACTCCAATAATGTGAAGGTTAAGAAAATGAAAAAGATGAAATCAATAATGAAACTGGTTGGTAAATTGGCCAGGATTTTTGTAGGAATAGCACGCAATAACGAACCGTATTGTCCAGAAAAAGTTCAACCCCTAACAGATTTGGCAGCTTAG
- a CDS encoding aspartyl-phosphate phosphatase Spo0E family protein, translated as MCKQELLTLIEQKRTELIQVAMKSGLSSAAAIRYSQELDALLNEYNRTFIKKVQTH; from the coding sequence ATGTGTAAACAGGAACTGCTTACATTGATTGAACAAAAAAGAACAGAGTTAATTCAAGTGGCCATGAAAAGCGGCTTAAGCTCTGCCGCAGCAATCCGGTACAGCCAGGAACTGGATGCCCTATTAAATGAATATAACCGAACCTTTATAAAAAAAGTGCAGACACATTAA
- a CDS encoding cytochrome c biogenesis protein CcdA, whose protein sequence is MTDLNVFIALGAGFLSFISPCCLPLYPAFLSYITGMSVGEIKEENAMLQRRSMLHTLFFLLGFSAIFIAIGFGTTFIGRFFTEYQDLIRQLGAIFIFFFGLLVVGVIKPEFLMKERRFEFKNRPAGLLGSVLIGMAFAAGWTPCTGPILGAVISLAASNPSSAMVYMIAYILGFGIPFFVLSFFVGKLQWIRRNSAKIMKIGGVLMMIMGVVLFFDWMTKIIAILSPLFGGFTGF, encoded by the coding sequence ATGACAGATTTGAATGTATTTATTGCATTAGGGGCAGGGTTCTTAAGCTTCATTTCACCTTGCTGCCTGCCGTTATATCCAGCATTCTTATCGTATATTACAGGAATGTCTGTAGGGGAGATTAAAGAAGAGAATGCGATGCTGCAAAGACGGAGCATGCTGCACACGCTATTCTTCCTGCTTGGATTTTCGGCTATTTTTATTGCAATTGGGTTTGGGACTACTTTTATTGGCCGTTTCTTTACTGAATATCAAGACCTCATCCGCCAGCTTGGGGCAATATTTATCTTCTTCTTTGGCCTGCTGGTAGTGGGAGTCATCAAGCCGGAATTCTTAATGAAAGAAAGACGATTCGAGTTTAAAAACCGTCCTGCCGGATTGCTTGGTTCGGTATTAATCGGAATGGCATTTGCTGCCGGCTGGACCCCGTGTACAGGACCGATTCTCGGAGCCGTGATTTCACTCGCAGCATCTAATCCAAGCTCAGCAATGGTTTATATGATTGCCTATATCCTTGGTTTCGGAATTCCATTCTTTGTGCTTTCGTTCTTTGTCGGCAAGCTGCAATGGATCAGACGAAACAGCGCCAAGATTATGAAAATCGGCGGCGTATTGATGATGATCATGGGTGTTGTCTTATTCTTTGACTGGATGACAAAAATTATTGCGATACTTTCACCGTTATTTGGCGGATTTACAGGTTTCTAA
- a CDS encoding Lrp/AsnC family transcriptional regulator has protein sequence MLDHTDQRILEELSKNSRITMKELGGKVHLTGQAAASRVAKLEDQGVIEGYTIKVNQDKLGFHIHAFITVITQSMYHQPYLTFVKAQEEIIHNFKISGDGCYLLECKFPSNERLDQFLTHLNKHANYKLSIVINK, from the coding sequence ATGCTGGATCATACGGATCAGCGTATTTTAGAGGAACTGTCCAAAAACAGCCGGATCACCATGAAGGAGCTGGGGGGGAAAGTCCATTTAACTGGCCAGGCGGCAGCATCAAGAGTGGCGAAATTAGAAGATCAGGGCGTTATTGAAGGATACACAATCAAAGTAAACCAGGATAAATTAGGATTTCACATCCATGCTTTTATTACGGTTATTACTCAAAGTATGTATCATCAGCCGTATCTGACTTTTGTCAAAGCACAGGAGGAAATCATTCATAATTTTAAAATCAGCGGAGATGGCTGTTATCTGCTGGAATGCAAATTCCCATCTAATGAACGGTTAGATCAATTTTTAACACACTTGAATAAGCATGCAAACTACAAATTATCGATTGTTATTAATAAATAG
- a CDS encoding site-specific integrase — protein MRQNQFRRLKREVKSVNVGGYAYSISEMFEQFMLIKKGEGLAKRTIKEYYNNFQYFMDYIGRELSAKEMTTEVFTGWISYMCEELDYSPATVNIRVRTMRSFLRYIYEDKQWILEPIHKRFKTIKAPIDNVEALTPEEFKRLIGAIDESTYTGFRTKVILFILLDTMVRVSELVDIKRKNIDFKKLTIQLEAADTKVRIARTVPISPKTAKLLSEYIVETEDFGNEYMFLTYEGERMSEATVRDNIRVYGQVAGINNKRCSPHTLRHTGALFYILNGGDPFSLQHILGHSHMNMVRRYVQMTNMDVQNQHNIHSPLNYVFSKK, from the coding sequence TTGCGACAAAATCAATTTAGACGTCTTAAACGTGAAGTAAAATCAGTAAATGTTGGCGGTTATGCCTATTCAATTTCAGAAATGTTTGAGCAGTTTATGTTAATTAAAAAGGGAGAGGGATTAGCCAAAAGAACCATTAAGGAGTATTACAATAACTTTCAATACTTTATGGATTATATTGGTCGTGAACTATCAGCAAAGGAAATGACAACAGAGGTTTTTACTGGGTGGATAAGTTACATGTGTGAAGAACTAGACTACTCTCCTGCAACTGTAAATATAAGAGTGAGAACAATGAGGTCTTTTTTAAGGTACATTTATGAAGATAAGCAATGGATTCTAGAACCTATACACAAACGCTTTAAGACAATCAAAGCACCTATCGATAATGTTGAAGCTTTAACGCCTGAGGAGTTTAAACGGTTAATTGGTGCAATAGATGAATCCACTTATACTGGGTTTAGAACAAAGGTAATTTTGTTTATCCTATTAGATACAATGGTTCGGGTGTCTGAATTAGTTGATATTAAAAGAAAAAATATAGATTTTAAAAAATTAACTATTCAATTAGAAGCTGCGGATACAAAAGTAAGAATTGCTCGAACCGTTCCCATATCACCAAAAACAGCGAAATTACTAAGTGAGTATATTGTTGAAACTGAGGATTTTGGGAATGAATATATGTTTTTAACATATGAAGGTGAAAGAATGAGTGAGGCTACTGTACGGGACAATATTAGGGTATATGGTCAGGTTGCAGGTATTAATAATAAACGCTGCAGTCCTCACACTTTACGTCATACAGGGGCGTTATTCTATATATTAAATGGAGGCGACCCGTTCAGTTTGCAACATATACTTGGTCATTCTCATATGAACATGGTAAGACGTTACGTACAAATGACAAATATGGATGTGCAAAATCAGCATAACATACATTCCCCGTTGAATTATGTCTTTAGTAAAAAGTAA
- a CDS encoding BRO family protein: MENLKTFENSELGNLGILDVDGKLMFPATRCAKLLGYKNTHDAIGKHCKRDGVAFFEVTDSLGRNQEVKFITEGNLYRLIFKSKLPLAEQFERWVSDEVIPQIRQTGGYIPVKEEESEEEILAKASLVVKKTVDKKDEIIKLQQKKIKEQEGIVQSYNRMIASDGLFSMKEVAQLLDFEIGRNKLFALLRDKNVLDNHNLPYEVHRKTGRFKVKLFEIDGITVTTTLVTLKGIDYINRLIMKNGMYNPRKEVS, from the coding sequence ATGGAAAATTTAAAAACATTTGAGAACAGTGAATTAGGTAATTTGGGGATTTTAGATGTTGATGGTAAATTAATGTTTCCAGCGACAAGATGTGCTAAATTGTTGGGATATAAAAACACACACGATGCAATAGGAAAACACTGCAAGAGAGATGGGGTCGCATTTTTCGAGGTCACCGATTCCCTAGGTAGGAATCAGGAAGTAAAGTTTATTACAGAAGGTAATCTTTATCGTCTTATTTTTAAATCAAAATTACCACTAGCGGAGCAGTTTGAAAGATGGGTGTCTGACGAGGTTATTCCTCAAATAAGACAAACAGGTGGCTATATCCCTGTAAAAGAAGAAGAATCTGAAGAAGAAATATTGGCTAAAGCATCATTAGTTGTTAAAAAGACGGTGGATAAAAAAGACGAAATTATCAAGTTACAACAGAAAAAAATCAAAGAGCAGGAAGGTATTGTTCAATCATACAACAGAATGATTGCATCGGATGGACTATTCAGTATGAAAGAAGTTGCTCAGTTACTAGACTTTGAGATTGGTAGAAATAAATTATTTGCACTTCTACGAGATAAGAATGTCTTAGATAATCACAACTTGCCATATGAAGTGCATCGAAAAACAGGTAGATTTAAGGTTAAATTGTTTGAAATAGATGGAATAACGGTTACTACAACATTGGTTACATTAAAAGGTATCGATTATATCAATAGATTGATAATGAAAAATGGAATGTATAACCCTCGTAAGGAAGTTAGCTAA
- a CDS encoding ATP-binding protein, with protein sequence MSYSIKDIILNNEKFKGYTVEGETEKISNLSKINIFVGTNNSGKSRMLRYLFAENPLLFTPSGIELEKINQIISNFKQNVTQTIQSFNLLDYDGIINQIESLQNITYLVEGDGYLSDFSRLIEKLVHIRGQLVATHRGMTLSIIDYDRLNERLREVAQGTMDALEQDLPSKFDFRKVYIPTLRGLRTLEGNENYYLKRTKTDYFGTQEQVDVFTGLDLYEEVKSLLLGSLEDREKIAEFQEYLSRVFFDGQQVTLVPSIKSDVLFVKIGQEREQPIYNLGDGIQSIIILTFPLFKYKSEKLLLFIEEPELYLHPGLQRKLLETMMSESENQFQYFITTHSNHFLDLTLDIDMISIYSFNKEFDELEHKEKDAKFTVENVSNEDTNVLEMLGVRNSSVFLSNCTIWVEGITDRYYLRHYLKIYINSLNENLDLKEDYHYSFVEYSGNNITHWSFLDDDTTTGEETAFNSMNVERLCSRLLLITDRDSENKLARQQKLQEKLGERYYCLSCKEIENLLSKNVVLKVIAGYENLNVDELQFQGDFTEESYRDEYLGKFIDDNLVDRKRRGTYGSDSGTIRDKVSFCKKAISNIYSINDLSAEANDLCEKIYQFIKINNQ encoded by the coding sequence ATGAGTTATTCTATTAAAGATATTATCCTTAATAACGAAAAATTTAAAGGATATACTGTTGAAGGAGAAACAGAGAAGATTTCTAATCTATCAAAAATTAATATTTTTGTTGGTACTAATAACTCTGGAAAAAGTAGAATGTTAAGATATTTATTTGCTGAAAACCCATTGTTATTTACCCCTAGTGGAATTGAACTAGAAAAAATAAATCAAATTATTAGTAATTTTAAACAAAATGTGACCCAAACTATACAAAGTTTCAACCTACTTGATTATGATGGGATAATAAATCAAATAGAATCGCTTCAAAATATAACATACCTAGTTGAAGGGGATGGGTACCTATCAGATTTTTCTCGACTAATAGAAAAATTGGTACATATAAGAGGACAATTGGTTGCCACCCATCGAGGAATGACTTTGAGCATAATAGATTATGATAGATTAAACGAAAGATTGAGAGAAGTTGCACAAGGAACAATGGATGCATTGGAACAGGATTTACCTTCGAAGTTTGATTTCCGAAAGGTATATATTCCTACTTTACGAGGGTTAAGGACGCTGGAAGGAAATGAAAACTACTATCTAAAAAGAACGAAGACGGACTATTTTGGTACTCAAGAACAAGTTGATGTATTTACTGGACTTGACTTGTATGAAGAAGTAAAAAGTCTATTACTCGGAAGTCTGGAGGATAGAGAAAAGATTGCTGAGTTTCAAGAATATTTGAGTAGAGTATTTTTCGATGGGCAGCAAGTTACTTTAGTACCCTCGATAAAGTCTGATGTATTATTTGTGAAAATCGGTCAAGAAAGAGAACAACCCATTTACAATTTAGGGGACGGTATACAGTCAATAATTATATTGACATTTCCATTGTTTAAGTACAAAAGTGAAAAATTATTGTTATTCATTGAAGAGCCAGAGTTATATTTGCATCCGGGACTCCAAAGAAAGCTATTAGAGACAATGATGAGTGAAAGCGAAAACCAATTTCAATATTTTATAACAACACATTCAAATCACTTTCTTGACCTAACATTAGATATAGACATGATTTCCATATACTCTTTTAATAAGGAGTTTGATGAATTAGAACATAAAGAGAAAGATGCAAAATTTACAGTTGAGAATGTAAGCAACGAAGATACTAATGTATTAGAAATGTTAGGTGTTAGAAATTCATCGGTATTCCTCTCCAACTGTACAATTTGGGTAGAAGGAATAACTGATAGGTATTATTTAAGGCACTATCTAAAAATCTATATTAATTCATTAAACGAAAATTTAGATTTAAAGGAGGATTATCATTATTCATTTGTGGAATATAGTGGTAATAATATTACGCATTGGTCTTTTTTAGATGATGATACAACCACGGGTGAGGAGACCGCCTTTAATTCAATGAATGTTGAGAGGCTTTGTAGCCGATTACTTTTAATAACAGATAGAGATAGTGAAAACAAATTGGCACGGCAGCAAAAGCTTCAGGAAAAACTAGGGGAAAGATATTATTGTTTAAGTTGTAAGGAAATTGAAAATTTGTTATCCAAAAATGTAGTATTAAAAGTAATAGCTGGGTATGAAAATTTAAATGTGGATGAGTTGCAATTTCAAGGGGATTTTACTGAAGAAAGTTATCGAGATGAATACCTAGGAAAATTCATAGATGATAATTTAGTTGATAGGAAGAGAAGAGGAACATATGGTTCTGACTCAGGGACAATAAGAGATAAAGTAAGTTTCTGTAAAAAAGCAATCTCCAATATTTATAGTATAAATGACCTTTCTGCTGAGGCAAATGATTTATGTGAAAAGATATATCAATTCATTAAAATTAATAATCAGTGA
- a CDS encoding response regulator, which translates to MARILIVDDAKFMRVTLGSILKKADHEIVGEGENGIEAVHLFETLKPDLVMMDITMPEMSGLEAVREIKRDNPNAKVIMCSAMGQQKVVVESIEAGAKDFIIKPFDEGRVLEAVNRVLS; encoded by the coding sequence GTGGCGAGAATTTTAATAGTAGATGATGCAAAGTTTATGAGAGTTACCCTTGGCAGCATTTTGAAAAAAGCAGACCATGAAATTGTGGGAGAAGGGGAGAACGGAATAGAAGCCGTGCACCTATTCGAAACTCTAAAACCTGATCTGGTGATGATGGATATCACAATGCCTGAAATGAGCGGACTTGAAGCTGTCAGGGAAATTAAGAGGGACAACCCTAATGCAAAAGTAATTATGTGTTCAGCCATGGGCCAGCAGAAGGTAGTGGTTGAATCCATTGAAGCTGGCGCGAAAGATTTTATCATAAAACCATTTGATGAAGGCCGTGTATTAGAAGCTGTGAATCGGGTATTAAGCTAA
- a CDS encoding DUF2621 domain-containing protein → MLQGWFMYFILFWVVVLISFFAIGGFFMFRKFLKRMPKEDGKSDLDWEEHYVNETRHLWQQKEKDLLEDLVSPVPELFRDVARMKIAGKIGELALKEKAAQINQDLLIRGYILATPKRDHKFLRKKLTEKQINMTPYEHLF, encoded by the coding sequence ATGCTACAAGGCTGGTTTATGTATTTTATATTGTTTTGGGTTGTTGTTTTGATTTCTTTCTTCGCGATCGGCGGCTTTTTTATGTTCCGCAAATTCTTAAAGCGAATGCCGAAAGAAGATGGCAAATCAGATTTGGATTGGGAAGAGCATTATGTCAATGAAACGCGCCATCTTTGGCAGCAGAAGGAAAAAGATTTGCTTGAGGATCTCGTAAGTCCAGTGCCTGAACTGTTCAGGGATGTAGCAAGAATGAAAATAGCCGGAAAAATCGGCGAACTTGCCCTAAAGGAAAAGGCAGCACAAATTAATCAGGACCTCCTGATTCGAGGCTATATTCTAGCCACTCCAAAACGGGATCACAAATTCCTGCGAAAGAAATTGACAGAAAAACAGATAAACATGACTCCATATGAACATTTATTCTAA
- a CDS encoding DinB family protein yields the protein MTTKEVLLKQLSACLDQPNWFVPLSAAIEGLSAKEASFKSGTANSVWQIVTHLTFWNDRYLTRFKELPLAQTHIANDETFSTNESVTEEDWHSAKKALQNVLSEWIKALEECSEEKLLSSAYQEPIEPWSSVISNLTIHNAYHIGQIVEIRKMYGLWDPKNGVH from the coding sequence ATGACCACAAAAGAAGTCTTACTAAAACAGCTATCCGCCTGCCTCGACCAGCCCAATTGGTTTGTCCCGTTATCAGCTGCCATCGAAGGACTATCAGCAAAAGAAGCATCATTCAAGTCTGGAACCGCCAATTCGGTCTGGCAGATCGTCACCCACCTTACCTTCTGGAATGACCGCTATCTAACAAGATTCAAAGAATTGCCTCTCGCTCAAACCCATATCGCAAATGACGAAACATTCAGCACCAATGAATCCGTTACTGAAGAGGATTGGCACTCTGCCAAAAAAGCTCTTCAAAACGTATTGTCTGAATGGATCAAAGCCCTGGAAGAATGCAGTGAAGAAAAGCTTCTCTCATCCGCCTACCAGGAACCAATTGAACCCTGGTCGTCTGTCATTTCCAATCTAACCATCCACAACGCCTATCACATCGGCCAAATCGTAGAAATCAGGAAGATGTATGGACTTTGGGACCCCAAGAATGGTGTCCATTAA